The following coding sequences are from one Limnobacter sp. SAORIC-580 window:
- a CDS encoding DUF4148 domain-containing protein gives MNARNLIATSVLALSATVPAIAFANSPTNHGDATDHVAQYSQRDQATRQEVQRNYQQAVQAGTFNPVAGDETVIATESKSTVSRAEVLSKINGVDLTEGDAS, from the coding sequence TTGGCCCTTTCAGCAACTGTTCCAGCAATCGCTTTTGCAAACAGCCCTACAAACCATGGCGATGCAACAGACCACGTCGCACAATATTCACAGCGCGACCAAGCTACACGCCAGGAAGTACAGCGCAACTACCAGCAAGCTGTTCAAGCAGGTACATTCAACCCAGTAGCGGGTGATGAGACTGTTATTGCAACCGAATCAAAGTCCACTGTCAGCCGTGCTGAAGTGCTCAGCAAGATCAACGGCGTAGACCTGACCGAAGGCGACGCCAGTTAA
- a CDS encoding YnfA family protein, with product MELIKFSALFAVTAVSEILGCYLPWLILKQDKSPWLWLPAIGFLVLFAWLLTLHPSAAGRTYAAYGGMYISVALLWLYWIEGINLTRWDIAGAGLALAGMAIIMLQPRV from the coding sequence ATGGAGCTGATCAAATTTTCTGCATTGTTTGCAGTGACGGCCGTTTCTGAAATTTTGGGCTGCTATTTGCCTTGGCTGATTCTGAAACAGGACAAGTCCCCATGGTTGTGGCTCCCGGCCATCGGGTTTCTTGTTTTATTTGCCTGGCTGTTGACTTTGCACCCTTCAGCTGCTGGCCGCACGTATGCCGCCTATGGCGGCATGTACATCAGCGTGGCTTTGCTCTGGCTTTACTGGATCGAGGGTATCAACTTAACCCGGTGGGATATTGCAGGTGCAGGGCTAGCCTTGGCAGGGATGGCAATCATCATGCTTCAGCCCAGGGTGTAG